Proteins from a genomic interval of Medicago truncatula cultivar Jemalong A17 chromosome 3, MtrunA17r5.0-ANR, whole genome shotgun sequence:
- the LOC25490041 gene encoding coiled-coil domain-containing protein 93, which produces MSGNLDELDCRKMNVVEQLYELRARINKEGVDSAVHKLYTSIKSLKDLEKKENQFLLNRDFKHSQLQSEISELERKIANDCGHGSKSLTDGLHHSLTESPERFDLMKKELAARLRDVVAVRRQIDDLPCQSEIVQYEHRLSELYAQIQGKHRQTRKYYSTYNALLEIKELMLKETSLLNSIISQFQEAFSSTDGRIKLVHSMEGIVKGSEQKLRKVQLGLQEEETNLNDLKDRYAAAVGEHKRCYSLMKAFQEKCSKEKLRCQSSK; this is translated from the exons ATGAGTGGCAATTTGGATGAACTGGATTGCCGGAAGATGAATGTTGTGGAGCAGTTATATGAATTAAGAGCAAGAATCAATAAGGAAGGTGTTGATTCTGCTGTGCACAAGTTGTACACTTCAATCAAGTCTTTGAAG GATcttgaaaagaaggaaaatcAGTTTCTGTTGAACCGCGATTTTAAGCATTCGCAACTTCAATCTGAGATTAGTGAATTAGAGAGGAAAATAGCAAATGACTGTGGTCATGGTAGCAAGAGTCTTACTGATGGGCTTCATCATTCTCTTACCGAATCACCTGAAAGATTCGATTTGATGAAAAAG GAACTTGCTGCTAGACTAAGGGATGTAGTGGCAGTAAGACGACAAATTGATGACCTTCCCTGCCAATCGGAAATTGTCCA GTACGAACACCGGCTCTCAGAACTGTATGCTCAAATCCAG GGAAAACATCGACAGACTCGCAAATACTATTCTACCTACAATGCTCTTTTGGAAATAAAAGAATTGATGTTAAAGGAAACATCTTTATTGAATTCGATCATTTCACAG TTTCAAGAGGCCTTTAGTAGCACTGATGGTCGTATAAAGCTTGTTCATTCCATGGAAGGAATTGTCAAGGGAAGTGAACAG AAACTACGAAAGGTTCAACTAGGGCTTCAAGAAGAAGAGACAAATCTTAATGATCTTAAGGATAGATATGCTGCAGCAGTCGGTGAGCATAAGCGCTGCTATTCTCTGATGAAAGCTTTTCAG GAAAAATGCTCCAAGGAGAAGTTACGGTGTCAAAGTTCCAAATGA